Proteins from a genomic interval of Polaribacter sejongensis:
- a CDS encoding YchJ family metal-binding protein — MKYPSNPSNLCENYYKKEHQGINSVTTPEILMRSKQNAFVMANIYYLQKSHHSATKPSNTEKKKY, encoded by the coding sequence ATGAAATATCCAAGTAATCCTTCTAATCTATGTGAAAATTATTACAAAAAAGAACATCAAGGTATTAACTCTGTAACTACCCCAGAAATTTTAATGCGTTCTAAACAGAATGCTTTTGTGATGGCTAATATTTATTATCTACAAAAAAGTCACCATAGTGCAACCAAACCTTCTAATACTGAAAAAAAGAAATATTAA
- a CDS encoding DUF2452 domain-containing protein, with protein sequence MKEDKKPDNVVFNTETQKYDASLKPYATSVGAPVITTSDSIAWKNRSINKVNHKMKSKYLELKAEYENMMKEYEYNKMIFDAEFTFEPILGEIYHLYKRDNEETFLSIIAPNECRFNSLGSFYLSAEQIWQKI encoded by the coding sequence ATGAAAGAAGATAAAAAACCAGACAATGTAGTTTTTAATACAGAAACGCAAAAGTATGATGCATCGTTAAAACCATATGCAACTTCTGTTGGTGCTCCGGTGATAACAACTTCTGATAGTATTGCTTGGAAAAACAGAAGCATTAATAAGGTAAATCATAAAATGAAGTCGAAATATTTAGAGTTAAAAGCTGAATATGAAAATATGATGAAGGAGTATGAGTATAATAAAATGATTTTTGATGCGGAATTTACTTTTGAACCTATTCTTGGAGAAATATATCATTTGTACAAAAGAGATAACGAAGAAACTTTTTTGTCAATTATAGCTCCAAATGAATGTCGTTTTAATTCTTTAGGTAGTTTTTATTTAAGTGCAGAACAAATTTGGCAAAAGATATAA
- a CDS encoding chondroitinase family polysaccharide lyase, whose protein sequence is MKFSIFIKTIFISIVFFTATGFAQQNKPAVESFEKESVLSEYKTENSNLITSKKHYKYGKNSLKWSWSDKASFGTSNFKFLTLEESPLAYGNYFPASPTLQMAIYNEVSQDEKITISYQKDGKKEVWFNLSLNFTGWRKIWVPFYEMDGNAPKKGTAVNYDYFKITTTSKNGTLFFDDIIFSQYQDDRHQFPDNLIPFIKEDKKLREDFWMPLAVNFNRIKKLEKKPISVATRLDLNKFESLITKDLEVPKKYKTYINSLKSDFNTLGIYEKEGVVLGPPLTFYDQQEYFNKDQQGVKRFNDVKAFGAIMRKLSHFYDRSTPEETKQIEEMFVLGTKYFLDQGWQAGTSGGTRHHVGYFVRGIAEGFFTMRKTLYKEGLLNDVANSMHWLFNLGMLLDDKSTFKVNIDYLNTQSYYHLMLIFLVDNQEGQAALLKAYSNYMSIILAQQNEEWGFKIDGTSWHHNGHYPAYGLGAFQNVPKVIKTLSRTRFRVKTAGHQNFKKAFLTSSEYSQLYNWGFGNAGRHPLENNGIESLKDQYLMMAQSGNPEGNSKIDRDVAAAYLRLWGKEDVFNSTVFRDIEGIASQKLKPYKTLPYAATAIQRKGNDWAAIIKGYSKYVWASEIYVDENRYGRYPANGTIELLNNKGESGSGFRQEGWDWNRYPGATIIYLPLKELETKKPLLMFRSDETFAGTTTLNGNGIFGMILNEGSGSNADGDDTKNGFPGKLKAKKSVFSFGDKLISIGTNISSVDTKNATQTNLFQSFLPDSKQVLYSSNGKMKKLGSKEVLTKNSSSKKWIIDPYGSGYYLLSKNDTYIQKKTQDSYHNKYSIHTGKMNAKGKGVKETQGDYATGWLNHGFAPKDASYQYVIYPFLDKNKQADFNKYASKDNSYTILRADNIAHIVKDKESKITGYVVFEADKSLENGLLEKVSNPCLIMIGNEETNVAELSVVQPDLNFEAYKKSRYINFSRPVPLSFTLKGKWNTSKTNFIKSISYKDGNTTFSLECKDGLPRIFSISKI, encoded by the coding sequence ATGAAATTTTCAATATTTATAAAAACGATTTTTATTTCAATTGTATTCTTTACAGCTACAGGTTTTGCACAACAAAATAAACCAGCAGTAGAGTCTTTTGAAAAAGAGTCCGTTTTAAGTGAATATAAAACTGAAAACAGTAATTTAATTACAAGTAAGAAACATTATAAATACGGAAAAAACTCCTTAAAATGGTCTTGGTCTGATAAGGCTTCTTTTGGTACTTCTAATTTTAAGTTTTTAACATTAGAAGAAAGTCCGTTAGCTTATGGAAACTATTTTCCTGCAAGCCCAACGTTGCAAATGGCAATATACAATGAGGTTTCACAAGATGAAAAAATCACTATTTCTTATCAAAAAGACGGTAAGAAAGAAGTTTGGTTTAATCTTAGTTTAAACTTTACAGGTTGGCGAAAAATTTGGGTTCCTTTTTATGAAATGGATGGTAATGCACCTAAAAAAGGAACTGCTGTAAATTATGATTATTTTAAAATTACTACAACATCCAAAAACGGAACGTTGTTTTTTGATGACATTATTTTTTCTCAATACCAAGATGACAGACATCAATTTCCAGATAATTTAATTCCCTTTATAAAAGAAGATAAAAAGTTAAGAGAAGATTTTTGGATGCCACTTGCAGTGAATTTTAATCGTATTAAAAAGTTAGAAAAAAAACCAATTTCAGTTGCAACAAGGTTAGATTTAAACAAGTTTGAAAGCTTGATTACAAAAGATTTAGAAGTACCCAAAAAATATAAAACATACATAAATAGTCTTAAATCAGATTTTAATACTTTGGGTATTTATGAAAAAGAAGGAGTTGTGTTAGGTCCGCCTTTAACATTTTATGATCAACAAGAATACTTTAACAAAGACCAACAAGGAGTTAAAAGGTTTAATGATGTAAAAGCCTTTGGCGCAATTATGAGAAAGCTTTCTCACTTCTATGATAGATCTACGCCAGAAGAAACAAAACAAATAGAAGAAATGTTTGTTTTAGGTACAAAGTACTTTTTAGATCAGGGTTGGCAAGCTGGCACGAGTGGAGGAACAAGACATCATGTTGGTTATTTTGTTAGAGGAATCGCAGAAGGTTTTTTTACAATGAGAAAAACCTTATATAAAGAAGGTTTGTTAAATGATGTTGCAAACAGTATGCATTGGCTATTTAATTTAGGCATGTTATTAGACGATAAAAGTACTTTTAAAGTAAATATAGATTATTTAAATACACAATCTTATTATCATTTAATGCTTATTTTTTTAGTTGATAATCAAGAAGGTCAAGCTGCTTTGTTAAAAGCATATTCTAATTATATGTCTATTATTTTAGCGCAACAAAATGAAGAATGGGGTTTTAAAATTGATGGAACTTCTTGGCATCATAATGGGCATTATCCTGCTTATGGATTAGGAGCTTTCCAAAATGTACCAAAAGTTATAAAAACACTTTCTAGAACAAGGTTTAGAGTAAAAACAGCAGGACATCAAAATTTTAAAAAGGCATTTTTAACATCAAGTGAATATAGTCAACTATACAATTGGGGTTTTGGTAATGCGGGCAGACATCCTTTAGAAAATAACGGAATTGAATCTTTAAAAGATCAATATTTAATGATGGCACAATCTGGTAATCCAGAAGGTAATTCTAAAATAGATAGAGATGTTGCTGCGGCATATTTAAGACTTTGGGGCAAAGAAGATGTCTTTAATAGTACTGTTTTTAGAGATATTGAAGGTATTGCAAGTCAAAAGTTAAAGCCATATAAAACATTGCCTTATGCAGCCACTGCAATACAAAGAAAAGGAAATGATTGGGCGGCAATTATAAAAGGCTATAGTAAATATGTTTGGGCATCAGAAATTTATGTAGACGAAAATAGATATGGTAGATATCCTGCAAATGGTACCATAGAATTATTAAATAATAAAGGAGAAAGTGGTAGTGGTTTCCGTCAAGAAGGTTGGGATTGGAACCGTTATCCTGGAGCTACTATAATTTATTTACCGCTTAAAGAATTAGAAACTAAAAAGCCATTGTTAATGTTTAGAAGCGATGAAACTTTTGCAGGAACAACAACACTAAATGGTAACGGAATTTTTGGAATGATTTTAAATGAGGGCAGTGGTTCTAATGCAGATGGAGACGATACTAAAAATGGTTTTCCAGGAAAATTAAAAGCAAAGAAATCTGTTTTTTCTTTTGGTGATAAACTAATTTCTATAGGAACTAATATTTCTAGCGTTGATACTAAAAATGCTACACAAACAAATTTATTTCAAAGTTTTTTACCAGACTCTAAGCAGGTGTTGTATTCTTCGAATGGAAAAATGAAAAAATTAGGAAGTAAAGAAGTCTTAACAAAGAACAGTTCTTCTAAAAAATGGATAATTGATCCTTATGGAAGTGGTTATTATTTATTATCTAAAAATGATACTTACATTCAGAAAAAAACACAAGATTCTTACCATAATAAATACTCAATACATACGGGTAAAATGAACGCCAAAGGAAAAGGTGTTAAAGAAACCCAAGGAGATTATGCAACAGGCTGGTTAAACCATGGTTTTGCTCCAAAAGATGCTTCTTATCAATATGTAATTTATCCTTTTTTAGATAAAAATAAGCAAGCTGATTTTAATAAATATGCTTCTAAAGACAATAGTTATACTATTTTAAGAGCAGATAATATAGCTCATATTGTAAAAGATAAAGAATCAAAAATAACGGGTTATGTTGTATTTGAAGCAGATAAAAGTTTAGAAAACGGTTTATTAGAAAAAGTATCTAATCCTTGTTTGATAATGATTGGTAATGAAGAAACCAATGTTGCTGAATTAAGTGTTGTGCAACCAGATTTAAATTTCGAAGCATATAAAAAAAGTCGTTATATAAACTTTAGCAGGCCTGTACCACTTTCTTTTACTCTTAAAGGAAAATGGAATACTTCTAAAACTAATTTTATAAAATCTATAAGTTATAAAGATGGTAATACAACGTTTTCATTAGAATGTAAAGATGGTTTACCTAGAATTTTTTCTATTTCTAAAATATAA
- a CDS encoding TIGR03643 family protein, which yields MKLETKQFTERELDRIIEMAWEDRTPFEAIEFQFGLAEKQVIQVMRGNLKESSFKRWRKRVHSGVSQKHLKKRNPGITRFKCSRQKAISGNRISKR from the coding sequence ATGAAATTAGAAACCAAACAATTTACAGAAAGAGAATTAGATCGTATTATAGAGATGGCTTGGGAAGATAGAACTCCTTTTGAAGCTATTGAATTTCAATTCGGCTTAGCAGAAAAGCAAGTGATACAAGTAATGCGAGGTAATTTAAAAGAATCAAGTTTTAAACGTTGGCGTAAACGAGTGCATAGTGGTGTAAGTCAAAAACACTTAAAAAAACGCAATCCAGGTATTACACGTTTTAAATGTTCTCGTCAGAAAGCAATTTCGGGAAATAGAATTAGTAAACGTTAA
- a CDS encoding Lacal_2735 family protein — MFGIFKKKSEVQKLQSKYENLMKEAYSLSTSDRKKSDEKTCEAEEVMKQMLALKA, encoded by the coding sequence ATGTTCGGAATATTTAAAAAGAAATCAGAAGTACAAAAATTACAAAGTAAGTATGAAAACCTTATGAAAGAGGCTTATTCTTTGTCTACTTCGGATAGAAAAAAGAGTGATGAAAAGACATGTGAGGCAGAAGAAGTGATGAAACAAATGTTAGCACTGAAAGCATAG
- a CDS encoding NosD domain-containing protein, with translation MLKIKKYLLIILSSFFLFSCTESTSNVGKINENEIAEIVSSDDTKDAITYDFLITNGMTFLEINTILNSALSGDRVAVEAGTYNITGELAIKDGISIYGKSEIRPVFTAIESSSTEMLEQYWSSNNSDIEIYGIEFKNIRLNLRYASNTTIKSCVFDYGKRKLGTNKSFTQDAYIQLFETNNILLSENTFKRRQGNSGRGVYIVDCENTEILNNTFGNDNGDEGYFVCSINDNSDGTVIKENIIKRNESWVNLNETDHGIYVHSFNNVTIENNTISGWPTNSSGGSIKLRNGENATIRNNTMSTSGILMYVYGNTPDHPILKNVVIINNNINVAITTTDDIYHGIGYWRDTLEEEFYEESINITENVLPNGNIKISNPINVASFNKNGGGVFKNDIKVINLVSGINNSGND, from the coding sequence ATGTTAAAAATAAAAAAATATTTATTAATTATATTAAGTTCCTTTTTTTTGTTTTCTTGTACCGAATCTACTTCTAATGTTGGTAAAATAAATGAGAATGAAATAGCAGAGATAGTTAGTTCTGATGATACTAAAGATGCTATTACTTATGATTTTCTGATTACAAATGGGATGACATTTTTAGAAATAAATACAATATTAAATTCAGCATTAAGTGGTGATAGGGTAGCTGTAGAAGCTGGTACTTATAATATTACAGGAGAATTAGCAATTAAAGATGGTATTTCTATTTATGGAAAATCAGAAATTAGACCTGTTTTTACCGCAATAGAATCTTCATCAACAGAAATGTTAGAACAATATTGGAGTTCTAATAACAGTGATATAGAAATATATGGTATCGAATTTAAAAACATTAGACTCAACTTAAGGTACGCAAGTAATACAACGATAAAATCTTGTGTTTTTGATTATGGTAAAAGAAAATTAGGAACAAATAAGTCTTTTACTCAAGATGCATATATTCAGCTATTCGAAACAAATAATATTCTACTTTCAGAAAATACTTTTAAAAGAAGACAAGGCAATAGCGGACGTGGAGTTTATATTGTTGATTGTGAGAATACAGAAATTTTAAACAATACTTTTGGAAATGATAATGGAGATGAAGGTTATTTTGTTTGCAGCATAAATGACAATAGTGACGGAACTGTTATTAAGGAAAACATTATAAAAAGAAATGAATCTTGGGTTAACCTAAACGAAACAGATCATGGTATTTATGTTCATAGTTTTAATAATGTAACTATAGAAAATAATACAATTTCTGGTTGGCCTACAAATAGCAGTGGAGGTTCTATTAAGTTGCGTAATGGAGAAAATGCCACAATTAGAAACAATACAATGAGTACTTCTGGTATATTAATGTATGTTTATGGAAACACTCCAGATCATCCTATTTTAAAAAATGTTGTCATTATTAATAATAATATTAATGTTGCAATTACTACTACAGATGATATTTATCACGGAATTGGGTATTGGAGAGATACATTAGAAGAAGAGTTCTATGAAGAATCTATTAATATTACTGAAAATGTTTTACCTAACGGAAACATTAAAATATCAAACCCTATAAATGTAGCGTCATTTAATAAAAATGGAGGAGGAGTTTTTAAAAATGATATTAAAGTTATTAATCTAGTTTCAGGTATTAATAATTCTGGTAATGATTAA